In Elaeis guineensis isolate ETL-2024a chromosome 1, EG11, whole genome shotgun sequence, a genomic segment contains:
- the LOC105032575 gene encoding LOW QUALITY PROTEIN: pentatricopeptide repeat-containing protein At5g66520 (The sequence of the model RefSeq protein was modified relative to this genomic sequence to represent the inferred CDS: deleted 1 base in 1 codon) has translation FPAYPNARHVPLPLFFGSLCLPGRRAHYTDVYKWNPMIAGHANQGFPDSTVAFYFCMRATRAPPNTYNFALLVKACIHGGDTRKLIGLGKEVHGQILKCGVEDVIVVKNSLLNMYCAMGRLAEARLLFDKSWHLDLISWNTLISAYGKNGDVVTAGDLFERMPERSLVSWSAMIDGYVRNEDFSMALRLFHEMQDERMKPDVVTLVSVLKACTRLGVLDQGRRIHHYIDRNGLDLAREGNVILETALVDMYHKCGCMDEAWKVFDGVRGGDDVLWNAMIGGLAMHGHGERALQLFGMMKERGIIPNESTFVGALCACTHAGMVDDGKKIFESMRYF, from the exons TTCCCGGCGTATCCCAACGCTCGCCACGTCCCCCTCCCCCTCTTTTTTGGCTCTCTCTGTCTGCCTGGCCGGCGAGCGCACTACACCGATGTCTACAAATGGAACCCCATGATCGCCGGCCATGCCAACCAGGGCTTCCCCGACTCCACCGTCGCATTCTATTTCTGCATGCGGGCCACCCGAGCCCCGCCGAACACATACAACTTCGCCCTCCTTGTGAAGGCTTGCATCCATGGTGGTGATACTAGAAAGCTCATCGGCTTAGGAAAGGAAGTCCATGGCCAAATTCTCAAGTGTGGAGTGGAGGACGTAATTGTTGTTAAGAATTCCCTTTTGAATATGTACTGCGCTATGGGCCGCTTGGCAGAGGCTCGCCTTTTGTTTGATAAGAGCTGGCACTTGGATTTGATCTCCTGGAATACTTTGATCTCGGCTTATGGGAAGAATGGAGATGTGGTGACTGCAGGGGATCTGTTTGAAAGAATGCCTGAGAGAAGTCTGGTTTCTTGGAGTGCCATGATTGATGGGTATGTGAGGAATGAGGATTTCTCCATGGCCTTGAGGTTGTTTCATGAGATGCAGGATGAGAGGATGAAGCCTGATGTGGTGACTTTGGTGAGTGTTTTGAAGGCTTGCACTCGGTTGGGTGTGCTCGATCAGGGACGCAGGATCCACCACTACATTGACAGGAATGGTCTTGAC CTTGCGAGGGAGGGCAATGTGATACTTGAGACTGCTCTAGTGGATATGTATCATAAATGTGGGTGTATGGATGAAGCTTGGAAGGTATTTGATGGCGTCCGCGGCGGGGATGATGTGTTGTGGAATGCGATGATTGGTGGGCTTGCAATGCATGGCCATGGAGAGCGTGCGCTCCAGCTATTTGGAATGATGAAGGAGAGGGGGATAATACCAAATGAGTCAACGTTCGTTGGAGCTCTATGTGCTTGCACCCATGCCGGAATGGTTGATGATGGGAAGAAGATATTTGAGTCCATGAGATATTTTTAA
- the LOC105032564 gene encoding calmodulin-binding receptor-like cytoplasmic kinase 3 isoform X2 — MSIMALHLLVLVILAQFQWNLVAGSSVTYLKDCGTDRVGYLKSTHLYEFFIGLKKAEDVGLICKELELCFRNGCPICGSNEEVWARIGREYCNRDLSVSARLETDIVSVNLLRRKGRKLLLQPLPKGTIPDKVGKMSQTQEKQQHNDFDLAPDHLMLAVPGIFLLCCAVLCPCFHTKRKDVSEHPVLPRVDSVSSFEVSSTPERTPGNSLRTPPSPSRFSLSPQSSTIGPLHLSIDQISKLTQNFSSSLKIGEGGFAIVYKAELPDGQVVAIKRAKKEHFAALRAEFSSEVALLTKIEHRNLVKLLGYTDKGNERIIITEYVSNGTLREHLDGKGGKILDFSQRLEIAIDVAHGLTYLHLYAEKPIIHRDVKSSNILLTESYRAKVADFGFARTGPMEADQTHIETKVKGTAGYVDPEYLKTFRLTPKSDVYSFGILLLEILSARRPVEVKRKADERITVRWAFKKYNEGNVRSILDPLLKEVVYEEVLKRIFGLAFQCAAPTRNDRPAMKEVVEQLWEIRKDYARSHRRA; from the exons ATGTCAATAATGGCTCTGCATCTTCTAGTTTTGGTGATTTTGGCCCAGTTTCAATGGAATTTGGTTGCTGGGTCGTCGGTGACCTATTTGAAGGATTGCGGGACTGATCGTGTCGGCTATTTGAAGTCGACTCATCTGTATGAATTCTTTATCGGTCTGAAGAAGGCGGAAGATGTCGGTTTGATCTGTAAGGAGTTAGAGTTGTGTTTCAGAAATGGGTGTCCGATCTGTGGCTCGAATGAAGAGGTGTGGGCGAGAATTGGCAGGGAGTACTGCAATCGGGATTTATCGGTCTCTGCCCGTCTGGAGACCGATATAGTTTCTG TGAACCTACTTAGAAGGAAAGGGAGAAAATTATTGCTTCAACCGTTACCAAAAGGTACCATCCCTGATAAGGTAGGCAAAATGAGTCAGACACAGGAGAAACAGCAGCATAATGATTTTGATTTGGCACCGGATCATCTTATGCTCGCTGTACCAGGAATATTCCTTCTATGTTGCGCTGTACTTTGTCCTTGCTTTCACACAAAAAGAAAAGATGTGAGTGAGCATCCTGTTCTACCCAGAG TGGATTCGGTTTCCTCTTTTGAAGTAAGCTCAACCCCTGAAAGAACACCAGGAAATTCACTAAGAACACCTCCTAGTCCATCTCGATTTTCACTATCTCCTCAATCAAGTACCATTGGACCATTACATCTCAGCATCGATCAGATTAGCAAACTTACTCAGAACTTTTCATCTTCACTAAAAATAGGTGAAGGTGGTTTTGCAATTGTCTACAAGGCCGAGCTGCCAGATGGTCAGGTTGTTGCTATTAAGCGAGCAAAGAAG GAACATTTCGCTGCCCTACGAGCTGAATTTAGTAGTGAAGTTGCACTTCTCACCAAAATTGAACATAGGAATTTGGTCAAGTTACTTGGCTACACTGATAAAGGAAATGAACGTATAATCATTACTGAATATGTTTCAAATGGTACTCTCAGGGAACATCTCGATG GTAAGGGTGGGAAGATTTTGGACTTCAGTCAACGGCTAGAAATAGCCATTGATGTTGCTCATGGATTGACATACCTCCATCTATATGCAG AGAAACCTATAATTCACCGAGATGTCAAGTCATCAAACATTCTGCTGACAGAAAGCTACAGAGCAAAGGTGGCTGACTTCGGATTTGCAAGAACTGGTCCAATGGAAGCAGATCAGACTCATATTGAGACCAAAGTGAAGGGCACAGCTGGATATGTGGACCCAGAATACCTTAAGACATTTCGCCTCACACCCAAGAGTGATGTTTACTCCTTTGGCATCCTGCTTTTAGAAATCCTATCCGCACGTCGTCCAGTAGAAGTGAAGAGAAAGGCCGATGAAAGGATAACTGTTAGATGG GCCTTCAAGAAATATAACGAAGGCAATGTGAGAAGCATATTGGATCCTCTGTTAAAGGAAGTGGTATATGAGGAGGTACTAAAGAGGATTTTTGGTTTAGCCTTTCAGTGTGCTGCTCCTACCCGCAATGATCGACCTGCAATGAAGGAAGTCGTAGAACAGCTGTGGGAAATAAGGAAAGACTATGCTAGGAGTCATAGGAGAGCATGA
- the LOC105032565 gene encoding putative chloride channel-like protein CLC-g isoform X1 has translation MATAAVVAEEEEEMLLDEQHRINLLRLASNTTSQVAIVGAHVCPIESLDYELIENEFFKQDWRSRGRAYIFRYVTLKWSLCFLIGALAGAVGFFNNLAVENIAGVKFVVTSNMMLSRKYGWAFAVFAGSNFVLTMFASVITAYMAPAAAGSGIPEVKAYLNGVDAPGIFSLRTLVVKVVGCIAAVSSSLHVGKAGPMVHTGACIASILGQGGSRKYHLTCKWLRYFKNDRDRRDLVTCGAGAGVAAAFRAPVGGVLFALESVSSWWRSALLWRAFFTAAVVAVVLRALIDICKSGKCGLFGKGGLIMFDVTSDTVAYHLVDLPPVILLGIIGGILGSFYNFLLEKVLRIYNLINEKGTGYKLLLAATISIFTSCCLFGLPWLASCRSCPADLSEDCPSIGRSGNFKKFQCPPDQYNDLASLFFNTNDDTIRNLYSAGTDAVFQKSSILLFFVTSYFLGIMSYGLVAPSGLFVPVILTGATYGRLVGILMGKHSTLDHGLFAVLGSASLLGGSMRMTVSVCVILLELTNNLLLLPLVMLVLLISKTVADTFNANIYDLIVKLKGLPYLEAHAEPYMRQLTVSDVVTGPLQTFHGVEKVGNIVHVLKTTGHHGFPVIDEPPFSDSPVLFGLILRAHLLVLLKKKEFLHTCALSSFDASKPFSADDFAKRGSGKHDSIDDIELTVEEMEMYIDLHPFTNTSPYTVVETMSLAKALILFREVGLRHLLVVPKSSSRAPVVGILTRHDFMPEHILGLHPFLLKSRWKRLRFGKSTIIKFFSSLC, from the exons ATGGCGACGGCGGCGGTggtggcggaggaggaggaggagatgctGCTCGACGAGCAGCACCGCATCAACCTGCTGCGGTTGGCGTCGAACACGACATCCCAAGTGGCCATCGTCGGCGCCCACGTGTGTCCGATCGAGAGCCTCGACTACGAGCTCATCGAGAACGAGTTCTTCAAGCAGGACTGGCGGAGCCGCGGCCGTGCCTACATCTTCCGCTACGTTACCCTTAAGTGGTCCCTCTGCTTCCTCATCGGCGCCCTCGCCGGCGCCGTCGGCTTCTTCAACAACCTCGCCGTTGAGAACATAGCCGGCGTCAAGTTCGTCGTTACCTCCAACATGATGCTCTCTCGGAA GTATGGATGGGCGTTTGCGGTCTTTGCTGGGTCGAATTTCGTGCTCACGATGTTCGCATCGGTCATCACGGCTTACATGGCGCCGGCGGCGGCCGGATCGGGCATACCGGAAGTGAAGGCCTATCTGAATGGCGTGGACGCGCCGGGTATATTCTCGCTGAGGACTCTGGTTGTCAAG GTAGTGGGTTGCATTGCTGCAGTGTCATCATCTCTCCATGTGGGCAAGGCAGGCCCAATGGTGCATACAGGGGCATGCATAGCATCTATACTCGGGCAGGGCGGGTCCCGTAAATACCACTTGACATGTAAATGGCTGAGGTATTTCAAGAATGACAGAGACCGGCGGGATCTGGTTACTTGTGGGGCTGGTGCCGGGGTTGCTGCTGCTTTCCGAGCTCCTGTTGGTGGTGTTCTTTTTGCCCTTGAATCTGTATCATCATG GTGGAGAAGTGCCCTACTTTGGAGGGCATTCTTCACTGCAGCTGTAGTTGCTGTTGTGCTTAGGGCGCTGATAGACATATGTAAAAGTGGCAAATGTGGTTTGTTTGGTAAGGGTGGGCTTATAATGTTTGACGTGACTTCAGATACAGTTGCTTATCACTTGGTGGACTTGCCACCAGTGATCCTTTTAGGAATCATCGGAGGAATATTGGGGAGCTTCTACAATTTTCTCCTGGAAAAGGTTCTTCGAATCTACAATCTTATCAATGA GAAGGGCACTGGCTACAAATTGCTTCTTGCTGCCACAATTTCCATATTCACATCCTGTTGCCTTTTCGGACTACCATGGCTTGCATCATGTAGATCTTGCCCGGCTGACTTATCAGAAGATTGCCCATCAATAGGCAGGTCGGGTAATTTCAAGAAGTTCCAGTGCCCACCTGACCAATACAATGATCTGGCTAGCTTATTTTTCAACACTAATGATGACACAATTAGAAACCTCTATAGTGCTGGCACAGATGCTGTGTTCCAAAAATCTTCGATCTTGTTGTTTTTTGTTACCTCTTATTTCCTAGGAATTATGAGCTATGGTCTCGTTGCTCCTTCTGGCCTCTTTGTTCCAGTCATTCTGACAGGTGCGACATATGGACGCCTTGTTGGGATTCTTATGGGTAAACACTCAACTCTGGACCATGGACTTTTTGCAGTCCTTGGATCTGCTTCCCTTCTAGGTGGATCGATGAGAATGACTGTTTCTGTATGTGTGATCCTCCTAGAATTGACCAACAATCTCCTTTTGCTTCCCCTGGTCATGCTTGTTTTGCTCATATCCAAAACTGTGGCCGACACTTTTAATGCAAACATCTACGATCTGATTGTCAAATTGAAGGGTCTGCCTTATCTTGAAGCCCATGCAGAACCCTACATGAGGCAGCTCACAGTAAGTGATGTCGTCACTGGTCCTTTGCAGACATTTCATGGTGTGGAGAAAGTGGGTAATATAGTCCATGTTCTGAAAACAACTGGTCATCATGGATTCCCTGTTATAGATGAGCCTCCTTTTTCTGACTCGCCAGTGCTATTTGGCCTAATTCTTCGTGCACACCTACTTGTCTTATTAAAGAAGAAAGAGTTTCTTCATACTTGTGCACTCTCAAGTTTTGATGCTTCAAAACCGTTCTCTGCTGATGATTTTGCCAAGCGTGGCTCTGGCAAGCATGACAGCATTGACGATATAGAGCTGACTGTGGAAGAGATGGAAATGTACATTGATTTGCATCCATTTACAAACACTTCACCCTACACTGTCGTTGAGACTATGTCATTGGCAAAAGCTCTCATACTTTTCCGTGAAGTTGGTCTAAGGCACCTCTTGGTTGTTCCAAAGTCCTCTTCG AGGGCACCTGTAGTTGGCATACTGACAAGGCATGATTTCATGCCTGAGCATATCTTGGGACTGCATCCTTTCCTGCTGAAGAGCAGATGGAAGAGACTGCGGTTTGGAAAGTCCACCATTATCAAATTTTTTAGCAGCCTCTGTTAG
- the LOC105032564 gene encoding calmodulin-binding receptor-like cytoplasmic kinase 3 isoform X1, producing the protein MSIMALHLLVLVILAQFQWNLVAGSSVTYLKDCGTDRVGYLKSTHLYEFFIGLKKAEDVGLICKELELCFRNGCPICGSNEEVWARIGREYCNRDLSVSARLETDIVSVNLLRRKGRKLLLQPLPKGTIPDKVGKMSQTQEKQQHNDFDLAPDHLMLAVPGIFLLCCAVLCPCFHTKRKDVSEHPVLPRGVHSMDSVSSFEVSSTPERTPGNSLRTPPSPSRFSLSPQSSTIGPLHLSIDQISKLTQNFSSSLKIGEGGFAIVYKAELPDGQVVAIKRAKKEHFAALRAEFSSEVALLTKIEHRNLVKLLGYTDKGNERIIITEYVSNGTLREHLDGKGGKILDFSQRLEIAIDVAHGLTYLHLYAEKPIIHRDVKSSNILLTESYRAKVADFGFARTGPMEADQTHIETKVKGTAGYVDPEYLKTFRLTPKSDVYSFGILLLEILSARRPVEVKRKADERITVRWAFKKYNEGNVRSILDPLLKEVVYEEVLKRIFGLAFQCAAPTRNDRPAMKEVVEQLWEIRKDYARSHRRA; encoded by the exons ATGTCAATAATGGCTCTGCATCTTCTAGTTTTGGTGATTTTGGCCCAGTTTCAATGGAATTTGGTTGCTGGGTCGTCGGTGACCTATTTGAAGGATTGCGGGACTGATCGTGTCGGCTATTTGAAGTCGACTCATCTGTATGAATTCTTTATCGGTCTGAAGAAGGCGGAAGATGTCGGTTTGATCTGTAAGGAGTTAGAGTTGTGTTTCAGAAATGGGTGTCCGATCTGTGGCTCGAATGAAGAGGTGTGGGCGAGAATTGGCAGGGAGTACTGCAATCGGGATTTATCGGTCTCTGCCCGTCTGGAGACCGATATAGTTTCTG TGAACCTACTTAGAAGGAAAGGGAGAAAATTATTGCTTCAACCGTTACCAAAAGGTACCATCCCTGATAAGGTAGGCAAAATGAGTCAGACACAGGAGAAACAGCAGCATAATGATTTTGATTTGGCACCGGATCATCTTATGCTCGCTGTACCAGGAATATTCCTTCTATGTTGCGCTGTACTTTGTCCTTGCTTTCACACAAAAAGAAAAGATGTGAGTGAGCATCCTGTTCTACCCAGAGGTGTGCATTCGA TGGATTCGGTTTCCTCTTTTGAAGTAAGCTCAACCCCTGAAAGAACACCAGGAAATTCACTAAGAACACCTCCTAGTCCATCTCGATTTTCACTATCTCCTCAATCAAGTACCATTGGACCATTACATCTCAGCATCGATCAGATTAGCAAACTTACTCAGAACTTTTCATCTTCACTAAAAATAGGTGAAGGTGGTTTTGCAATTGTCTACAAGGCCGAGCTGCCAGATGGTCAGGTTGTTGCTATTAAGCGAGCAAAGAAG GAACATTTCGCTGCCCTACGAGCTGAATTTAGTAGTGAAGTTGCACTTCTCACCAAAATTGAACATAGGAATTTGGTCAAGTTACTTGGCTACACTGATAAAGGAAATGAACGTATAATCATTACTGAATATGTTTCAAATGGTACTCTCAGGGAACATCTCGATG GTAAGGGTGGGAAGATTTTGGACTTCAGTCAACGGCTAGAAATAGCCATTGATGTTGCTCATGGATTGACATACCTCCATCTATATGCAG AGAAACCTATAATTCACCGAGATGTCAAGTCATCAAACATTCTGCTGACAGAAAGCTACAGAGCAAAGGTGGCTGACTTCGGATTTGCAAGAACTGGTCCAATGGAAGCAGATCAGACTCATATTGAGACCAAAGTGAAGGGCACAGCTGGATATGTGGACCCAGAATACCTTAAGACATTTCGCCTCACACCCAAGAGTGATGTTTACTCCTTTGGCATCCTGCTTTTAGAAATCCTATCCGCACGTCGTCCAGTAGAAGTGAAGAGAAAGGCCGATGAAAGGATAACTGTTAGATGG GCCTTCAAGAAATATAACGAAGGCAATGTGAGAAGCATATTGGATCCTCTGTTAAAGGAAGTGGTATATGAGGAGGTACTAAAGAGGATTTTTGGTTTAGCCTTTCAGTGTGCTGCTCCTACCCGCAATGATCGACCTGCAATGAAGGAAGTCGTAGAACAGCTGTGGGAAATAAGGAAAGACTATGCTAGGAGTCATAGGAGAGCATGA
- the LOC105032565 gene encoding putative chloride channel-like protein CLC-g isoform X2, which produces MFASVITAYMAPAAAGSGIPEVKAYLNGVDAPGIFSLRTLVVKVVGCIAAVSSSLHVGKAGPMVHTGACIASILGQGGSRKYHLTCKWLRYFKNDRDRRDLVTCGAGAGVAAAFRAPVGGVLFALESVSSWWRSALLWRAFFTAAVVAVVLRALIDICKSGKCGLFGKGGLIMFDVTSDTVAYHLVDLPPVILLGIIGGILGSFYNFLLEKVLRIYNLINEKGTGYKLLLAATISIFTSCCLFGLPWLASCRSCPADLSEDCPSIGRSGNFKKFQCPPDQYNDLASLFFNTNDDTIRNLYSAGTDAVFQKSSILLFFVTSYFLGIMSYGLVAPSGLFVPVILTGATYGRLVGILMGKHSTLDHGLFAVLGSASLLGGSMRMTVSVCVILLELTNNLLLLPLVMLVLLISKTVADTFNANIYDLIVKLKGLPYLEAHAEPYMRQLTVSDVVTGPLQTFHGVEKVGNIVHVLKTTGHHGFPVIDEPPFSDSPVLFGLILRAHLLVLLKKKEFLHTCALSSFDASKPFSADDFAKRGSGKHDSIDDIELTVEEMEMYIDLHPFTNTSPYTVVETMSLAKALILFREVGLRHLLVVPKSSSRAPVVGILTRHDFMPEHILGLHPFLLKSRWKRLRFGKSTIIKFFSSLC; this is translated from the exons ATGTTCGCATCGGTCATCACGGCTTACATGGCGCCGGCGGCGGCCGGATCGGGCATACCGGAAGTGAAGGCCTATCTGAATGGCGTGGACGCGCCGGGTATATTCTCGCTGAGGACTCTGGTTGTCAAG GTAGTGGGTTGCATTGCTGCAGTGTCATCATCTCTCCATGTGGGCAAGGCAGGCCCAATGGTGCATACAGGGGCATGCATAGCATCTATACTCGGGCAGGGCGGGTCCCGTAAATACCACTTGACATGTAAATGGCTGAGGTATTTCAAGAATGACAGAGACCGGCGGGATCTGGTTACTTGTGGGGCTGGTGCCGGGGTTGCTGCTGCTTTCCGAGCTCCTGTTGGTGGTGTTCTTTTTGCCCTTGAATCTGTATCATCATG GTGGAGAAGTGCCCTACTTTGGAGGGCATTCTTCACTGCAGCTGTAGTTGCTGTTGTGCTTAGGGCGCTGATAGACATATGTAAAAGTGGCAAATGTGGTTTGTTTGGTAAGGGTGGGCTTATAATGTTTGACGTGACTTCAGATACAGTTGCTTATCACTTGGTGGACTTGCCACCAGTGATCCTTTTAGGAATCATCGGAGGAATATTGGGGAGCTTCTACAATTTTCTCCTGGAAAAGGTTCTTCGAATCTACAATCTTATCAATGA GAAGGGCACTGGCTACAAATTGCTTCTTGCTGCCACAATTTCCATATTCACATCCTGTTGCCTTTTCGGACTACCATGGCTTGCATCATGTAGATCTTGCCCGGCTGACTTATCAGAAGATTGCCCATCAATAGGCAGGTCGGGTAATTTCAAGAAGTTCCAGTGCCCACCTGACCAATACAATGATCTGGCTAGCTTATTTTTCAACACTAATGATGACACAATTAGAAACCTCTATAGTGCTGGCACAGATGCTGTGTTCCAAAAATCTTCGATCTTGTTGTTTTTTGTTACCTCTTATTTCCTAGGAATTATGAGCTATGGTCTCGTTGCTCCTTCTGGCCTCTTTGTTCCAGTCATTCTGACAGGTGCGACATATGGACGCCTTGTTGGGATTCTTATGGGTAAACACTCAACTCTGGACCATGGACTTTTTGCAGTCCTTGGATCTGCTTCCCTTCTAGGTGGATCGATGAGAATGACTGTTTCTGTATGTGTGATCCTCCTAGAATTGACCAACAATCTCCTTTTGCTTCCCCTGGTCATGCTTGTTTTGCTCATATCCAAAACTGTGGCCGACACTTTTAATGCAAACATCTACGATCTGATTGTCAAATTGAAGGGTCTGCCTTATCTTGAAGCCCATGCAGAACCCTACATGAGGCAGCTCACAGTAAGTGATGTCGTCACTGGTCCTTTGCAGACATTTCATGGTGTGGAGAAAGTGGGTAATATAGTCCATGTTCTGAAAACAACTGGTCATCATGGATTCCCTGTTATAGATGAGCCTCCTTTTTCTGACTCGCCAGTGCTATTTGGCCTAATTCTTCGTGCACACCTACTTGTCTTATTAAAGAAGAAAGAGTTTCTTCATACTTGTGCACTCTCAAGTTTTGATGCTTCAAAACCGTTCTCTGCTGATGATTTTGCCAAGCGTGGCTCTGGCAAGCATGACAGCATTGACGATATAGAGCTGACTGTGGAAGAGATGGAAATGTACATTGATTTGCATCCATTTACAAACACTTCACCCTACACTGTCGTTGAGACTATGTCATTGGCAAAAGCTCTCATACTTTTCCGTGAAGTTGGTCTAAGGCACCTCTTGGTTGTTCCAAAGTCCTCTTCG AGGGCACCTGTAGTTGGCATACTGACAAGGCATGATTTCATGCCTGAGCATATCTTGGGACTGCATCCTTTCCTGCTGAAGAGCAGATGGAAGAGACTGCGGTTTGGAAAGTCCACCATTATCAAATTTTTTAGCAGCCTCTGTTAG